Proteins from a single region of Thermodesulfobacteriota bacterium:
- the sppA gene encoding signal peptide peptidase SppA — protein MKKHPILFGLAILASIFFGLIVIVFIFAWVGDQGRLLAPGEKIGIVEINGLITDSKETIQGLSALRKNPQIKAIVVRIDSPGGIVGASQEIYTEVKRAGQVKPVVASCGSIAASGGYYIAVGANKIIANPGTITGSIGVIMKFANAEELLRKIGLKVSSLKSGELKDAGSPTREMTAKEKAMVQGVIDDVQSQFVEVVASGRKMPQEKIREIADGRIFSGKQAMELGLIDKLGNMEEAIAAAGQMAGLKEEPEVIYPKKKGISFWELILDTTFREGVLEGLFYIPYKLSFEAGLGS, from the coding sequence ATGAAAAAGCATCCGATCTTATTCGGGTTAGCCATTCTGGCCTCTATTTTTTTCGGACTCATTGTTATTGTCTTTATATTTGCCTGGGTCGGCGACCAAGGGCGGCTATTAGCGCCGGGCGAAAAAATTGGCATAGTTGAAATAAACGGGTTAATCACAGACTCTAAAGAAACCATCCAGGGCCTTTCGGCCTTACGTAAAAACCCGCAGATTAAGGCCATTGTTGTCCGTATCGACAGTCCGGGCGGCATAGTGGGCGCTTCTCAGGAAATATATACTGAGGTAAAAAGGGCCGGCCAGGTAAAACCGGTGGTCGCCTCCTGCGGCTCCATAGCTGCCTCCGGCGGCTATTATATAGCGGTAGGGGCAAATAAGATCATAGCCAATCCCGGGACGATAACCGGCAGCATCGGTGTTATTATGAAGTTTGCCAACGCAGAGGAACTATTACGTAAAATCGGCCTGAAAGTAAGCTCTTTAAAAAGCGGCGAATTAAAGGACGCAGGCTCCCCAACCCGGGAAATGACGGCCAAAGAAAAGGCCATGGTTCAGGGAGTCATAGATGATGTACAATCCCAGTTTGTAGAAGTTGTGGCCAGCGGACGCAAAATGCCTCAAGAAAAAATCCGGGAAATAGCCGATGGCCGGATTTTCTCCGGTAAACAGGCCATGGAGCTGGGCCTGATTGACAAACTCGGGAATATGGAAGAGGCCATAGCAGCGGCCGGACAGATGGCGGGCCTCAAAGAAGAGCCCGAAGTGATATACCCCAAGAAAAAAGGAATATCCTTCTGGGAACTTATCCTGGACACCACCTTTAGGGAGGGCGTTCTAGAGGGGCTTTTCTACATTCCCTACAAACTTTCTTTCGAGGCCGGATTAGGAAGTTAG
- the guaA gene encoding glutamine-hydrolyzing GMP synthase has translation MKNNIHAEKILILDFGSQYTQLIARRIRENKVYCEMHPFNLSLAAIRAFQPKGVILSGGPSSVYDKGAPISTPEIYDLGVPVLGICYGMQLMAHQFGGKVAHAAKREYGHADLFIDDARDLFYGLEPGLEKTHPVWMSHGDKVNRLPAGFAPVAHTAHSSIAALRHRERPLFGVQFHPEVAHTSIGNHILKNFIIRICKIKPRWTMKSFIETTVEAIREKVGPDRVICGLSGGVDSSVVAVLIHKAIGPQLTCIFVNNGMLRKGEPESVRNLFTRHYNIKLADVDASGYFLKQLKGVVDPEVKRRIIGHGFIHIFEKEARRIGKVKYLAQGTLYPDVIESVSFKGPSAVIKTHHNVGGLPEIMKLELIEPLRELFKDEVRKVGLELGMPKDIVYRQPFPGPGLAIRILGEVTAERLAILREADAIVLGEVKKAGLYRKVWQSFAVLLPIKTVGVMGDQRTYEHVIALRVVDSLDAMTADWSKIPYNLLSAISNRIINEVKGVNRVVYDISSKPPSTIEWE, from the coding sequence ATGAAAAATAATATTCACGCCGAAAAAATACTGATCCTGGATTTTGGTTCGCAATATACCCAGCTTATCGCCAGGCGCATCCGCGAAAACAAGGTTTATTGCGAGATGCACCCCTTTAACCTGTCGTTAGCCGCAATCCGCGCCTTCCAGCCGAAGGGTGTTATACTTTCCGGAGGACCGTCCTCGGTCTATGATAAGGGCGCCCCCATAAGCACACCGGAAATCTATGATCTTGGCGTACCGGTACTGGGCATCTGTTATGGTATGCAGCTTATGGCCCATCAATTCGGCGGAAAGGTGGCGCATGCCGCAAAGCGGGAATACGGCCATGCCGATCTCTTCATCGACGACGCCAGAGACCTGTTTTACGGCCTGGAACCGGGTCTGGAGAAGACCCACCCGGTGTGGATGAGCCACGGGGACAAAGTTAACCGCCTCCCGGCCGGATTCGCGCCTGTCGCCCACACAGCGCACTCCTCTATTGCCGCCCTGCGGCACAGGGAAAGGCCTCTATTTGGGGTGCAATTCCATCCCGAGGTGGCGCACACCTCCATCGGAAATCATATCCTGAAAAACTTCATAATCCGCATCTGTAAGATCAAACCGCGCTGGACCATGAAGTCCTTCATTGAGACCACGGTGGAGGCCATTAGAGAAAAGGTCGGCCCGGATCGGGTTATTTGCGGCCTCAGCGGCGGTGTGGACTCTTCAGTGGTAGCCGTGCTCATACATAAGGCCATCGGCCCGCAGCTTACCTGTATCTTCGTAAATAACGGGATGCTCCGGAAGGGCGAGCCGGAAAGCGTCCGCAATCTCTTCACGCGGCATTATAATATTAAACTCGCCGATGTGGACGCCTCGGGGTATTTCCTTAAACAACTGAAAGGGGTCGTTGATCCTGAGGTCAAGAGGCGTATCATAGGTCACGGCTTCATACATATCTTCGAGAAGGAGGCCCGGCGCATAGGTAAGGTCAAGTACCTGGCCCAGGGCACCCTGTACCCGGATGTTATTGAAAGCGTCTCCTTTAAAGGCCCTTCCGCCGTAATCAAGACCCACCATAATGTGGGCGGCCTGCCGGAAATCATGAAGCTTGAACTCATTGAACCCCTCCGGGAACTATTCAAGGATGAAGTGCGCAAGGTCGGCCTGGAGCTGGGCATGCCAAAAGATATCGTCTATCGACAGCCGTTTCCCGGACCGGGGCTGGCCATCCGTATCCTTGGGGAGGTAACCGCAGAAAGGCTGGCTATCCTGCGGGAAGCCGATGCCATCGTCCTCGGAGAGGTAAAAAAGGCCGGTCTATACCGAAAGGTATGGCAGTCCTTTGCTGTCCTCTTACCTATCAAGACGGTGGGAGTTATGGGCGACCAGAGGACGTATGAGCATGTCATAGCCCTTCGGGTGGTGGACAGCCTCGATGCCATGACCGCTGATTGGAGCAAGATACCCTACAACCTGCTCAGCGCCATATCCAATCGCATCATTAATGAGGTAAAGGGCGTAAACCGCGTAGTTTATGACATCTCTTCCAAGCCGCCCAGCACTATAGAATGGGAATAG
- a CDS encoding L-threonylcarbamoyladenylate synthase: MIISVNTVNPQPRLINRTVEVLRSGGIIAYPTDTVYGIGCDIFNKKAIEKIYQIKHRPRHKPFSFICADLKNISEYAHVSNFAYKIMRKLLPGPYTFILEGSSLVPKLMLTRRRTVGIRVPDHTVCLAIVRALGHPIVSTSAAVGDSQIMTGDPEEIEEKLGSSLNLVVDGGILYPEPSTVVSLIDDSPEIIRAGKGGISLFS; this comes from the coding sequence TTGATTATTTCCGTTAATACTGTCAATCCCCAACCCAGATTGATTAATCGAACAGTAGAGGTACTTCGTTCCGGCGGGATTATTGCTTATCCGACTGATACTGTATATGGGATAGGTTGTGATATTTTTAATAAAAAGGCTATAGAGAAGATTTACCAGATAAAACATAGGCCAAGGCATAAGCCCTTTAGTTTTATCTGCGCCGACCTTAAGAATATCAGCGAATATGCCCACGTTTCCAACTTTGCCTATAAGATTATGAGAAAGCTGCTGCCCGGGCCCTATACATTTATCCTGGAGGGGTCCAGCCTGGTGCCAAAATTGATGCTTACCCGCCGCAGAACGGTTGGGATCAGGGTTCCTGACCATACCGTTTGTCTGGCTATAGTACGGGCATTGGGGCATCCTATTGTCAGCACCAGCGCTGCTGTAGGAGATTCTCAGATAATGACCGGGGACCCCGAAGAGATAGAAGAGAAATTAGGGTCTTCTTTGAACCTGGTTGTTGATGGGGGAATACTGTATCCCGAGCCTTCTACAGTAGTTTCGCTTATTGATGACAGCCCGGAAATAATACGCGCAGGAAAGGGAGGTATCAGTCTATTTAGCTAA
- the dnaE gene encoding DNA polymerase III subunit alpha, with translation MERANFIHLHVHTEYSLLDGAIRLRDLFRTAKEYRMPAIAMTDHGNMFGAVDFYQMARQNDIKPIIGCEVYVAPRNRSDKTPRGNEETAFHLVLLAQNQEGYKNLCRLVTAAYFEGFYYKPRVDKELLERYNAGLIAMSSCLHGEIPFALLHEGEKAALEKTAAYARIFPDRFYLELQENGIAEQKTVNSGLKVIADRLSLPLVATNDCHYLRREDARVHDVLLCVQTGKTVGDQNRMRFSTDQLYLRSPAEMESLFSDTPEALQNTVEIARRCNLELELGEYHFPVYPVPEGETLDSKLAEEAKEGLNERLEAMTRKEGPDEKKERGYRERLAYELDVIRQMGFSGYFLIVSDFINYAKKKGVPVGPGRGSAAGSLVAYALRITDIDPLPYDLLFERFLNLERRSMPDIDVDFCKDRREEVLEYISQKYGGKDYTAQIITFGKMQARAVIRDVGRAMSIPYGEVDRIAKLIPNQLNIRLEEALGKEPRLRELAEQDPRVKDLITVSMALEGLPRHASTHAAGVVISDRPIVEYLPLYRGPKGEVLTQYHMKAVDKIGLVKFDLLGLKNLTIIRHAQELIRKEYNEALDFEQIPLDDQKAYELLSRGDTTGVFQLESAGMKELLIKMKPQTFTDLIASVALYRPGPLESGMVDDFVKGKHGQIEVSYPVPQLEEILKETYGVIVYQEQVMQIAGTLANYSMGDADVLRAAMGKKIPEIMAAQREKFVTGATKNSVPRKKAEKLFDLMEKFGGYGFNKSHSTAYALIAYQTAYLKAHYPLPFMAALLTSDMDSTDNVVKHIAECREHGIEILPPDINESDSDFSVVKGKIRFGLAAVKNVGMGAIDSIIAARTQEGPFTSLENFCLRVDLRRVNRRVTESLIKAGAFDYMGARRAQLFAVLDDEIGLAQSRQRQKESSQMSIFSEKTLSDTGSSITLPIMEEWPRDQLLNFEKEALGLYISEHPLNGYTQEMEKLVTANTVQVAALPEGKEVTLAGLVRSIKEISTRKGERMAFLSLEDLQGVVEIVVFADSYRDCQDLLKSDKPLLVKGKIAGDERGSKIIASEILGLSQALEKSVAALDVRLSLVGLTPEKIIGLKNIVEGHKGHCPLFLHFNLPGKGEVTISLPSALKVAPSAGFIKEIEAFLGYPAVQNSHVNGASS, from the coding sequence ATGGAACGTGCCAATTTTATCCATCTGCATGTCCATACCGAATACAGCCTCCTGGACGGCGCCATCCGCCTCAGGGATCTATTCCGCACGGCCAAAGAATACCGCATGCCGGCCATAGCCATGACCGACCACGGCAACATGTTCGGCGCCGTTGATTTCTATCAGATGGCCCGGCAAAACGATATAAAACCCATCATCGGCTGCGAGGTCTATGTAGCGCCCAGAAACCGTTCGGATAAAACCCCGCGGGGAAACGAAGAGACCGCCTTTCACCTGGTCCTCCTGGCCCAGAACCAGGAGGGATACAAAAACCTCTGCCGGCTGGTAACCGCCGCATACTTCGAGGGCTTTTACTACAAGCCGCGCGTCGATAAAGAACTCCTGGAAAGATATAATGCCGGGCTTATCGCCATGAGCTCCTGCCTGCATGGCGAGATCCCTTTTGCCCTCCTTCACGAAGGCGAAAAGGCCGCCCTGGAAAAAACCGCTGCATACGCCCGCATCTTTCCGGATCGCTTTTACTTAGAACTCCAGGAAAATGGCATTGCCGAGCAGAAGACGGTTAACAGCGGCCTCAAGGTGATCGCCGATCGCCTCTCCCTGCCTCTGGTAGCCACCAATGACTGCCACTATCTGCGCCGGGAAGACGCCCGCGTTCATGATGTCCTCCTCTGTGTGCAGACCGGAAAGACCGTCGGGGATCAGAACAGGATGAGATTCTCTACCGACCAGCTTTACCTGCGTTCACCGGCCGAGATGGAGTCGCTTTTTTCCGATACCCCGGAGGCCTTACAAAATACGGTAGAAATCGCCCGGCGTTGTAATCTGGAGCTCGAACTGGGGGAATATCATTTCCCCGTCTATCCTGTGCCGGAGGGAGAAACGCTCGACAGTAAACTGGCAGAGGAAGCCAAGGAGGGGCTTAACGAACGGCTTGAGGCCATGACCCGGAAGGAAGGGCCGGATGAAAAAAAGGAAAGGGGTTACCGGGAGAGACTGGCCTACGAACTGGACGTTATCCGGCAGATGGGCTTTTCCGGTTATTTTCTCATCGTATCCGATTTTATCAACTACGCCAAAAAGAAGGGCGTCCCGGTCGGTCCGGGACGCGGTTCGGCCGCCGGCAGCCTGGTGGCCTATGCCTTGCGCATCACGGACATTGACCCGTTGCCTTATGACCTCCTCTTTGAGCGCTTTCTGAACCTCGAAAGGCGCAGCATGCCGGATATTGATGTCGATTTCTGCAAGGATAGAAGGGAAGAAGTCCTGGAATACATATCGCAAAAATATGGAGGTAAGGACTATACGGCCCAGATTATAACCTTTGGTAAGATGCAGGCCCGGGCCGTGATACGGGATGTGGGGCGGGCCATGAGCATACCTTACGGCGAGGTGGACCGGATAGCCAAGCTGATCCCCAATCAACTGAATATAAGACTGGAAGAGGCCCTGGGAAAAGAGCCTCGGCTCAGGGAATTGGCGGAACAAGACCCCAGGGTGAAAGACTTGATTACGGTCTCCATGGCCCTGGAGGGATTACCGCGGCACGCCTCTACCCACGCTGCGGGCGTGGTCATTTCAGATAGACCCATAGTGGAATATCTGCCGCTGTATCGGGGTCCCAAGGGTGAAGTGCTCACCCAGTATCACATGAAGGCCGTGGATAAGATCGGCCTGGTTAAATTTGATCTCCTGGGTCTGAAAAACCTGACTATCATCCGTCATGCCCAGGAATTGATTCGAAAAGAATATAACGAGGCGCTGGATTTCGAGCAAATACCCCTGGATGATCAAAAGGCCTATGAACTGCTTTCCCGCGGAGACACAACCGGCGTCTTCCAGCTTGAAAGCGCTGGGATGAAAGAATTGCTTATCAAGATGAAACCCCAGACCTTTACCGACCTCATCGCCTCCGTGGCCCTCTACCGCCCGGGCCCGCTGGAAAGCGGCATGGTCGATGACTTCGTAAAGGGCAAACACGGCCAGATTGAGGTAAGCTATCCCGTACCCCAGTTGGAAGAGATACTCAAAGAGACTTACGGGGTGATCGTCTATCAGGAACAGGTCATGCAGATCGCCGGCACCTTGGCCAATTACTCCATGGGTGACGCCGATGTACTCCGTGCGGCTATGGGAAAGAAGATACCCGAAATAATGGCCGCGCAAAGGGAAAAGTTCGTCACCGGCGCCACAAAAAACAGCGTCCCCAGGAAAAAGGCGGAAAAGCTGTTTGACCTCATGGAAAAATTCGGCGGTTATGGCTTCAATAAATCCCATAGCACGGCTTACGCCCTTATCGCTTACCAGACCGCCTATCTCAAGGCCCATTATCCCCTGCCCTTTATGGCCGCCCTGCTTACCAGCGACATGGACTCCACGGATAACGTGGTTAAACATATAGCAGAGTGTCGTGAGCATGGGATTGAGATCCTGCCGCCGGACATCAATGAAAGCGACAGCGACTTCAGTGTGGTTAAAGGAAAGATTCGCTTTGGTCTGGCCGCCGTAAAGAATGTGGGGATGGGAGCCATTGACTCCATAATCGCCGCCCGGACCCAGGAAGGCCCGTTTACCTCTCTGGAAAACTTCTGCCTCAGGGTTGACCTGCGGCGGGTCAACCGCCGGGTGACGGAAAGCCTGATAAAGGCCGGGGCCTTTGATTATATGGGCGCCAGGCGTGCCCAGCTTTTTGCTGTCCTGGATGATGAGATAGGCCTGGCCCAAAGCAGGCAGCGTCAAAAGGAATCCAGTCAAATGTCTATATTCAGCGAAAAGACCCTTTCGGATACCGGTTCATCCATCACCCTGCCTATCATGGAAGAGTGGCCTCGAGACCAGTTGCTAAATTTTGAGAAGGAGGCGCTGGGTCTCTACATAAGTGAGCACCCCCTCAACGGATATACCCAGGAGATGGAAAAGTTGGTTACGGCCAATACTGTTCAGGTCGCTGCCCTCCCGGAGGGTAAGGAAGTTACACTGGCGGGCCTGGTCAGGAGCATAAAAGAGATAAGCACCAGAAAGGGTGAACGGATGGCCTTCCTTTCTCTGGAAGACCTCCAGGGTGTGGTTGAAATAGTAGTTTTTGCGGATAGTTACCGCGACTGCCAGGATCTGCTTAAAAGCGATAAGCCCTTACTGGTAAAAGGTAAGATCGCCGGTGATGAAAGAGGGTCTAAGATAATAGCGTCTGAGATTCTCGGTCTCAGCCAGGCGCTGGAAAAAAGTGTCGCCGCATTGGATGTGCGGCTTTCCCTGGTGGGATTAACGCCGGAAAAGATCATAGGATTAAAGAATATAGTCGAGGGGCATAAGGGCCATTGCCCGTTGTTTCTCCATTTTAATCTCCCCGGCAAGGGCGAAGTGACCATAAGTCTCCCATCCGCGCTTAAGGTCGCTCCTTCTGCCGGGTTTATAAAGGAGATCGAGGCCTTTTTGGGCTATCCAGCCGTTCAAAACTCCCATGTTAACGGTGCATCCAGCTAG
- a CDS encoding HU family DNA-binding protein, whose product MVKSDLINQLSERFPKYYKKDIQVIVDTIFETMQKSLSQGRRVEIRGFGTFNPRMRKSRLSKNPKTGAAMELKARRTVLFKMGRELKKSLAK is encoded by the coding sequence ATGGTTAAAAGCGATCTAATAAATCAACTAAGCGAACGGTTCCCTAAATATTACAAAAAAGATATACAGGTCATAGTGGATACCATTTTTGAAACCATGCAAAAATCTCTATCTCAAGGTAGGCGTGTAGAAATAAGAGGTTTTGGCACTTTTAATCCCCGGATGAGGAAATCACGCCTAAGTAAAAATCCAAAGACCGGGGCGGCAATGGAATTAAAGGCCAGGAGAACAGTCCTCTTCAAGATGGGTAGAGAACTTAAAAAGTCCTTAGCTAAATAG
- the guaB gene encoding IMP dehydrogenase, whose protein sequence is MLHEIKEAYTFDDLLLVPQNSSVLPKDVDTATRLTRNIKLSIPLISAAMDTVTEAHTAISMAREGGLGIIHKNMPIESQVLEVEKVKKSESGMIVDPVTVSPGQKIYEVLNIMQQYRISGVPVVEGKKLVGIVTNRDLRFETNLDQDVEKVMTKEDLVTAPVGISLEESKVLLHKKRIEKLLVVDDEGNLKGLITIKDIEKIIKYPMACKDSLGRLRVGAAVGVGPGRIEHVNALVEAGVDVIVIDSAHGDSENVVKAIKDIRKHFSGLELVAGNVATAEGAERLIKAGITGVKVGVGPGSICTTRIVAGIGIPQMTAIHNCALVCNKYDIPVIADGGIKFSGDVTKAIGAGAHSVMIGSLFAGTEESPGETVLYQGRTYKVYRGMGSLEAMKKGSKDRYFQENIEQLSKLVPEGIEGRVPYRGPLAATVYQLIGGLRAGMGYVGCKTIEELRHKATFVRITPAGLRESHVHDVIITKEAPNYRVEQ, encoded by the coding sequence ATGTTACACGAAATAAAAGAAGCTTATACCTTTGACGACCTGTTGCTGGTACCCCAGAATTCATCAGTTTTACCCAAGGATGTGGATACGGCTACCCGGTTGACACGCAACATTAAGCTCAGTATCCCCCTGATCAGCGCCGCTATGGATACTGTAACCGAGGCCCATACAGCCATCAGCATGGCCCGGGAAGGCGGATTGGGAATCATACACAAGAACATGCCGATCGAAAGCCAGGTGCTGGAGGTGGAAAAGGTCAAGAAGTCTGAAAGCGGCATGATTGTTGATCCGGTGACCGTCAGCCCGGGACAGAAGATATACGAGGTATTGAACATCATGCAGCAATACCGCATCTCAGGCGTGCCGGTAGTCGAAGGGAAAAAGCTGGTCGGCATTGTCACTAACCGAGACCTTCGCTTTGAGACCAATCTGGATCAGGACGTGGAAAAAGTAATGACCAAGGAGGACCTGGTAACCGCTCCGGTAGGAATAAGCCTGGAAGAATCAAAGGTTCTTCTGCATAAGAAGCGTATTGAAAAACTATTAGTGGTTGATGATGAAGGAAATCTGAAGGGCCTGATCACCATAAAAGATATTGAAAAAATAATAAAATATCCCATGGCCTGCAAGGATAGCCTGGGTCGGCTCAGAGTAGGCGCGGCCGTGGGCGTGGGTCCGGGACGGATTGAACACGTAAATGCCTTGGTGGAGGCCGGGGTTGACGTTATAGTTATTGATTCTGCCCATGGAGACTCAGAAAACGTCGTCAAGGCGATAAAAGATATCAGAAAGCATTTTTCCGGGCTGGAACTTGTCGCCGGTAATGTAGCCACCGCGGAAGGCGCTGAACGATTAATTAAGGCCGGGATAACCGGCGTAAAGGTGGGGGTCGGCCCCGGCTCCATCTGTACGACACGCATCGTCGCCGGCATCGGAATACCACAAATGACGGCTATACACAACTGTGCGCTGGTATGCAATAAGTATGACATACCGGTCATTGCGGACGGCGGCATCAAGTTTTCCGGGGATGTAACCAAGGCCATAGGCGCCGGGGCCCATTCTGTGATGATAGGAAGCCTTTTTGCCGGCACGGAAGAAAGCCCGGGTGAAACCGTGCTCTATCAGGGGCGGACCTACAAGGTCTATCGGGGCATGGGATCGTTAGAGGCCATGAAAAAAGGAAGTAAGGATCGCTACTTCCAGGAAAATATCGAACAGTTGTCCAAGCTTGTGCCGGAGGGCATTGAAGGCCGGGTTCCCTACCGCGGTCCTTTGGCAGCCACGGTATATCAATTGATAGGCGGCCTGAGGGCGGGTATGGGTTATGTAGGCTGTAAAACCATAGAGGAACTCCGCCATAAAGCGACTTTCGTCAGGATTACCCCGGCCGGCCTGAGAGAAAGCCATGTCCACGACGTCATCATAACCAAAGAGGCCCCGAACTATAGGGTGGAGCAATAA